The genomic window CATAATCTATACCTTCAAGCACATCGAACCCCGTGCCGTCTTGCATCACAATGTCTAAGAAAATAAGTTTGGGTTGTAAGTCGTTGATTGTAGTGATTGCACTCTCAACAGTAGTAGCGATTGCTATTACTTCAATTATAGGGCAATATTTATCTAAATAAATGTTTAATAATTCATTGTTTTTAATTTCGTCATCGACGAGTACAGCACTGATTTTTGACATAATAAATTAAGATAAGAACGCGATTTAGTGACTCAAATAATACATAATGTATAACTACTCAAAGAACAATTAGTTAAAAATTTATTATACTCTAGATAAGTAGGTTACAATACAAAAATAGGGAAAATAACTTAAAAACTATTAAAAAAGCCTTGAAACTACTATAAAACACTATAATAAGGTGAATTCATTTGTTCTTAAAAAGTAATTGTGTAACTTTAGTTTTTGTTTAGCAAAATGGATGATTTAATGAAAATTTTAAGATCAATTTGGGCAATAACAAGTATTAGCTTGTTAAGTGTGTGTACGAATTGGATAAATGCTCAGAAAGCCACTACAAGAGATGCGTTTATTGAAAAAATAAATGCATCTCTTGACAATCAAAACACTCAGAACTCTGATAGTATCTTCAATAAGCTTAGAAATGAGGCTTGGTCTTTAAAAGAAGATTCTCTTTTTGTAGATCTCACATTTCAGCAAATAGAAAAAAACAAAGGCTCGGTGGATGTTTTGGAAGACCTGATGATTAAAGAGTACGAGTACTTAAAAAATCACCCTAGACTTCTCCTTCTTTGTTATCTCAATATGAGTGAATTCTATTTATCTCAATACAATTCATCAAAAGCCTCTATAGGTCTTAGTAAATATTATTCTAATCGCTATTTTGAAATTCTAAAAACAATTCCTTTTAACGATAACGATATTCGATTGCATCAAAAACACAGACTACACTATTTGCAAAAAACACAAAATGATAGTCTGTTATATTACCTGAACACATACGACCTCCCAAAACAAACAAAAAATTTAATATTGACACGATGGTATCGGTCTCAAAACAATCACAAAAAAGAACTGATTCATGCCAAAAAAAGTGAGCATACCCATGAACTTTTGGTTGCGTATCGAAATAACCTACAACTCTCTAAAGTGGACAGTCTATTCCCTATCCTCTTAGAGAAATTTAAAGGGAAAAACAGTTTCAACGAACATATTTTATACCTCAATATGGGACATCGCTATGCCTTAGAACGTCGCTTTGGCACAGCCGACAAGATGTACCTTAAAGCATTGAACTATTTTGAAGACAATAAAAAAATGTATCAACTCCATGAATCCTTGGAGGCAATTATTGATGTTAAAACACATAGTGGTGATATAAGTG from Formosa sp. Hel1_33_131 includes these protein-coding regions:
- a CDS encoding sensor histidine kinase, giving the protein MKILRSIWAITSISLLSVCTNWINAQKATTRDAFIEKINASLDNQNTQNSDSIFNKLRNEAWSLKEDSLFVDLTFQQIEKNKGSVDVLEDLMIKEYEYLKNHPRLLLLCYLNMSEFYLSQYNSSKASIGLSKYYSNRYFEILKTIPFNDNDIRLHQKHRLHYLQKTQNDSLLYYLNTYDLPKQTKNLILTRWYRSQNNHKKELIHAKKSEHTHELLVAYRNNLQLSKVDSLFPILLEKFKGKNSFNEHILYLNMGHRYALERRFGTADKMYLKALNYFEDNKKMYQLHESLEAIIDVKTHSGDISAFKFYNTKLSSLKQQQHDKQLLVIEKYLSFVKDVTDLEAKTKKKADKLEKEQSKNDLKYQKTITSVGLAFFLVFSIFIFFYFQSVKERESLEYKNEKMKVDVLRSKFKPHFTFNALSVINYFIAKKDIESASNALTKMATLLRSTLDNMSKDLVSYQSEYNICKDYMYLELLRFSDRFECNIMDLNDPIIKGWKVPPGIIEPFLENSVNHAFKGVKSKGLISLTHQIEKNCLVICVKDNGVGIDTEKMYSEKLHGMKITKDVIKATSKLYKTPIKFEIKSDGGTVVTLTVPLLKS